One segment of Anopheles stephensi strain Indian chromosome 3, UCI_ANSTEP_V1.0, whole genome shotgun sequence DNA contains the following:
- the LOC118510838 gene encoding zinc finger protein 850-like, producing MSKRRKISNVEEHDVGSSSEHHGNGERLLSKCCICSKHPKGGLLELCTSVESGLTIATIVEQVAGIKVKHVQKSICNACWTKIQAAYTIQKEIRGSECIEEQDVQDDYEIDDPLDAKAELHTREVDDYDEEHLENEDVFVKQEAVLPDEEYLIEYLEEHVYDNDEEQTQPAHGDDTDIAIEISATDKYEEPSEEYGKVTRVFKMPDTATIVSIAMHEQYRVVEVTGERCCGCSFVAQTRKELLQHSETVHCVEITDHGDYCPICFYKFASDQQLERHIQEFKLNKMFVCLRCNRFFNVRGQLFEHMERCREAGEMSAMENDPERKAVTIERIQEDDTECEEYYEQQEADAEEEHALPQRDGHTQNASDPRVMHRYKALFEEILSNEELSSPLTESDLNVQETQITAQHVFETFKYVRLRGLRCCGCSYTCYSSDLLLEHGKTSHPMEAAAAASSYPSCQLCWTRFPNETELVKHLCFFSTKQLFFCTVCDESFLNHESLRHHQLRNELHREQVHQRFQEAGIEMLEPAEPFVELDQPSIVDELGKLLAEKVTYRPKAIRCIPMPSEQFIKSKVEYNNYSTLTVEGEYCCGCARFFATLAELRVHARTEHYLPRDSSARIFGHQCEFCFAVFDFERGLFMHHVSRRTKVKTLYECKLCGMLFSKKFCLARHMQSAPNHLSRLIVDASMNADREEEREEDSEASNSGAPVEGIESDPRVLEALQLHRSVEEKGLEKVGHLVWYHCCFPKCPETFTSEEALLAHAQDEHNGQRRENSNERKEDTNACPACCKSFQTLAKLMWHRVKRFVPRKYPCKQCDKIFDKWLKLKMHVELEHSEKPPSFPCPQCDKTFVVRSRLKAHLQTHSERKDHACDVCGASFHNKGLLKRHRRALHSTELLFECKHCSKKFAVVEKLKIHQRVHTGERPFECTFCPRTFLHFSDRKRHEMATHTGERPFKCKLCPASYIRNRELNLHMQKHRLDSGGKKFTKQ from the exons ATGTCGAAACGTAGAAAGATCTCTAACGTAGAGGAGCACGATGTTGGATCCTCGTCCGAACACCATGGGAATGGTGAAAGGCTTCTCTCAAAATGCTGCATCTGCTCCAAACATCCGAAGGGAGGTTTGCTCGAGCTTTGTACAAGTGTGGAAAGCGGCCTAACAATTGCCACCATCGTCGAGCAGGTGGCCGGCATTAAG GTAAAACACGTCCAGAAAAGCATTTGCAATGCTTGCTGGACAAAGATACAGGCGGCCTACACCATACAGAAGGAAATCCGAGGCTCAGAATGTATAGAAGAGCAGGACGTGCAGGATGATTATGAGATCGACGATCCGCTCGATGCGAAGGCTGAATTGCACACAAGAGAAGTCGACGACTACGATGAGGAACATCTGGAAAACGAGGATGTATTCGTCAAGCAGGAAGCTGTACTGCCCGATGAAGAGTACCTGATCGAATATCTCGAAGAACATGTGTATGATAACGATGAAGAACAGACACAGCCAGCGCATGGCGACGACACGGACATTGCGATCGAAATATCTGCCACTGACAAGTACGAGGAACCGAGCGAGGAGTATGGTAAAGTGACGCGCGTGTTTAAAATGCCCGACACAGCAACGATCGTGAGCATTGCGATGCATGAGCAGTACCGCGTGGTTGAGGTAACGGGGGAACGGTGCTGCGGCTGCAGCTTCGTGGCTCAAACACGCAAGGAACTGCTGCAACATTCGGAAACGGTCCACTGCGTCGAAATTACCGACCACGGGGACTATTGTCCGATTTGTTTCTACAAGTTTGCGTCCGATCAGCAGCTCGAGAGACACATCCAAGAGTTTAAGCTGAACAAAATGTTTGTCTGCTTGCGTTGCAACCGTTTCTTCAACGTGCGTGGCCAGCTGTTCGAGCATATGGAGCGCTGCAGAGAAGCCGGTGAGATGTCAGCAATGGAAAACGATCCGGAAAGAAAAGCGGTAACGATTGAACGTATCCAGGAGGACGATACTGAATGTGAAGAGTATTATGAACAGCAGGAAGCCGACGCAGAAGAGGAACACGCGCTACCACAACGGGACGgtcacacacaaaacgcatCGGATCCGCGTGTGATGCACCGTTACAAAGCTCTGTTCGAGGAGATACTGTCGAACGAAGAGCTATCAAGCCCCCTAACCGAATCGGACCTCAATGTTCAGGAAACGCAAATAACGGCCCAGCATGTGTTCGAAACGTTCAAGTACGTTCGGTTACGAGGATTGCGTTGTTGTGGCTGCTCCTACACATGCTACTCGAGCGATCTATTGCTAGAGCACGGAAAAACAAGTCACCCTATGgaagccgccgccgccgcctccAGCTATCCATCGTGCCAGCTGTGCTGGACCCGTTTCCCCAACGAAACGGAGCTTGTGAAGCATTTGTGCTTTTTCTCCACCAAACAGCTATTCTTCTGCACGGTTTGCGACGAGTCGTTCCTGAACCACGAAAGCTTGCGGCACCATCAGCTGCGCAACGAGCTGCACCGGGAGCAGGTGCACCAGAGATTCCAGGAGGCCGGAATCGAAATGCTCGAACCAGCGGAACCGTTCGTCGAGCTTGATCAACCATCGATCGTTGACGAGCTGGGGAAACTGTTGGCCGAAAAGGTCACGTACCGGCCGAAGGCGATACGCTGCATTCCGATGCCGTCTGAACAGTTCATTAAGAGCAAGGTGGAGTACAACAACTACAGCACACTTACCGTCGAGGGTGAATATTGCTGTGGATGTGCGCGCTTCTTCGCCACGCTCGCCGAACTGCGGGTACACGCCCGAACGGAGCACTATCTACCGCGCGATTCGAGTGCCCGCATTTTTGGCCATCAGTGCGAGTTCTGCTTCGCCGTTTTCGATTTTGAGCGAGGCCTTTTCATGCACCACGTTTCGCGACGCACGAAGGTAAAGACGCTGTACGAGTGCAAGCTTTGCGGGATGCTGTTTTCGAAGAAGTTTTGTCTCGCCCGGCACATGCAATCGGCACCGAACCATCTTTCGCGGTTAATTGTGGACGCGAGCATGAATGCGGATCGGGAGGAGGAGCGAGAGGAAGACTCCGAAGCATCCAATAGTGGTGCCCCAGTCGAGGGGATTGAGTCCGATCCACGGGTGCTGGAAGCGTTACAGCTGCACCGATCGGTTGAAGAGAAGGGACTGGAAAAGGTTGGCCATCTCGTGTGGTACCACTGCTGCTTTCCCAAATGCCCGGAAACGTTTACCAGCGAAGAGGCACTGCTGGCCCACGCACAGGACGAACATAACGGGCAGCGGCGAGAAAACTCGAACGAACGCAAGGAAGACACGAACGCGTGTCCTGCCTGCTGCAAATCATTCCAAACCCTTGCCAAGCTGATGTGGCATCGGGTGAAACGGTTCGTGCCGCGCAAATACCCCTGCAAACAGTGTGATAAAATATTTGACAAATGGTTGAAGCTCAAGATGCATGTGGAGCTCGAACACAGCGAAAAGCCGCCCAGCTTCCCGTGTCCCCAATGTGACAAAACGTTCGTCGTACGGTCCCGGCTGAAAGCTCATCTGCAAACGCACAGCGAGCGGAAGGATCATGCGTGCGATGTGTGCGGCGCCTCGTTCCACAACAAAGGGCTGTTGAAGCGTCACCGACGTGCCCTTCACTCCACCGAGCTGCTGTTCGAATGTAAGCACTGCTCGAAGAAGTTTGCCGTGGTGGAAAAGCTTAAAATTCATCAACGCGTTCATACGGGCGAGCGACCGTTCGAGTGTACGTTTTGCCCTCGAACTTTTCTACACTTTTCCGACCGGAAGCGGCATGAGATGGCTACGCACACGGGCGAACGGCCGTTCAAATGTAAGCTCTGTCCGGCGTCTTACATTCGAAATCGGGAGCTGAATTTGCACATGCAAAAGCACCGACTGGATAGTGGCGGGAAAAAGTTCACTAAGCAGTAG
- the LOC118510842 gene encoding cell division cycle protein 20 homolog, whose product MAQFKQFSDLTSIFSMDGENAKAPVSRWQRKLNLSAASTSFNSSALANTSARQTLSVSMTGNANNTLQLSMTGNSLKTPRKNGVKTTVASSTKKSSQTPNKGNATANGNNGQPGGGDRFIPSRTTTDFDLGHYIVKQSTTGNEEDAENEEGGTGAATNAPPSPKQTERMKSLSEAMSGCDISKQRLLSFRTKAPAPPEGHVNPLKAIYSVKTPMSAKGGSRYIPNAPERILDAPEIMNDYYLNLMDWSMDNVIAVALGPSVYLWNAATGTIEMLFENEGNEHTCSLSWIHEGHILAVGTSAGTVELWDCENMKRLRVMNGHSARVGVLAWNSYVLCSGSRDGTIINHDVRTRQHNIGVLQGHTQEVCGLKWSPDGKYLASGGNDNLVHVWSAANGSPHANGEPLHVFNQHQAAIRALAWCPWQPNVLASGGGTADRTIKFWNVANGHLMNSVDTKSQVCGLLFSKHYKELISAHGYVNNQLTIWKYPSMTKQVDLMGHTGRVLQIALSPDGSTVMSAGADETLRLWNCFTPDPLLAKKEKSGVREKPSLLKQSMR is encoded by the coding sequence ATggcacaatttaaacagtttaGCGATTTAACCAGCATCTTTTCCATGGATGGTGAAAATGCAAAAGCGCCTGTATCGCGATGGCAGCGCAAGCTAAACCTTTCGGCCGCTTCCACAAGCTTCAACAGCAGCGCGTTGGCAAACACGTCCGCCCGGCAAACGCTGTCCGTGTCCATGACGGGCAATGCGAACAACACGCTGCAGCTATCGATGACGGGCAATTCGTTGAAAACCCCACGAAAGAATGGCGTCAAAACGACGGTCGCGTCATCGACGAAGAAATCGtcccaaacaccaaacaaaggCAACGCCACCGCCAACGGCAACAACGGACAGCCGGGTGGTGGCGATCGCTTCATACCAAGCCGTACGACGACAGATTTCGATCTCGGGCACTACATCGTGAAGCAGAGCACCACCGGCAACGAGGAAGATGCGGAGAACGAGGAGGGCGGTACGGGAGCGGCCACAAATGCACCGCCCAGTCCGAAGCAGACCGAACGGATGAAAAGTCTGTCGGAAGCGATGAGTGGTTGTGATATCAGCAAGCAGCGATTGCTTTCCTTCCGCACGAAGGCACCCGCCCCGCCGGAAGGGCATGTGAATCCGCTGAAGGCGATCTACTCGGTGAAGACACCCATGTCTGCGAAGGGCGGAAGTCGCTACATTCCCAACGCACCCGAGCGCATCCTGGACGCGCCGGAAATTATGAACGATTACTACCTCAACCTGATGGACTGGAGCATGGACAACGTGATTGCGGTGGCGCTTGGCCCTTCGGTATACCTGTGGAATGCGGCCACCGGTACGATCGAGATGTTGTTCGAAAACGAGGGCAACGAACACACGTGCTCGTTAAGCTGGATCCACGAGGGACACATACTGGCGGTGGGCACGAGCGCCGGCACGGTGGAGCTGTGGGACTGCGAAAACATGAAGCGGCTCCGGGTGATGAACGGACACTCGGCGCGGGTCGGTGTGCTGGCGTGGAATTCGTACGTGCTGTGCTCCGGCAGTCGGGACGGCACGATTATAAATCATGATGTGAGAACGCGGCAGCACAACATCGGTGTGCTGCAGGGACACACGCAGGAAGTTTGTGGCCTCAAATGGTCCCCGGATGGAAAGTATCTGGCTAGTGGGGGGAACGATAATCTGGTTCACGTGTGGTCGGCAGCGAACGGATCGCCACACGCCAACGGAGAACCGCTGCACGTGTTCAACCAGCATCAGGCAGCAATCCGCGCACTTGCCTGGTGTCCATGGCAACCGAATGTACTGGCCAGCGGTGGTGGCACGGCCGATCGTACGATCAAGTTCTGGAACGTAGCGAACGGGCACCTGATGAACTCGGTCGACACCAAATCGCAGGTTTGCGGGTTACTGTTTTCAAAGCACTACAAAGAACTCATCTCGGCCCACGGTTACGTGAACAATCAGCTAACGATCTGGAAGTATCCGTCGATGACGAAGCAGGTCGATCTGATGGGACATACGGGCCGGGTGCTGCAGATCGCCCTATCCCCGGACGGTAGCACGGTCATGAGCGCCGGGGCGGATGAAACACTGCGCCTGTGGAATTGTTTCACGCCGGACCCGTTGCTAGCGAAGAAGGAAAAGTCGGGCGTGCGGGAAAAGCCTAGCCTACTGAAGCAAAGCATGCGATAG
- the LOC118510841 gene encoding zinc finger protein 84-like yields the protein MSATKRESTDPSTENVMQCRVCSKTVCSQKALCIFSLLDGSNEKDAVKTIADMIGEFADVTINPDDDRSKFICSICLEAVEKAAELRHQIRTSERVVPTILQSLQIDSITEQDYRCEYLEEFKEEIEAISLHKPANHTEDDESSQPEEHTKHQQNLQLPSDDEMDLLQDGIPEQDKHPFVMPSPDLIGIRLEFEHFEYLEIRGERCCGCEHIATCRDTLMAHAKEKHSQKYYADSSYTCPTCYGKFATAEALETHQQYYLYSDVFLCTVCREAFNFQTHLKRHLREVHQVRQQEGSEQKRKPPAKSHDLNLPLTALPDARFIKETRDYPQYQVYCVSGERCCACGIHLTNLEPHAAEHHIDTVDILGTDTDELKCSICRRTFTSRQEQLLHEEGRLNLKQIYQCKLCQMLFERKLQLIKHFQAASKTQCHGLVENEAQSTTANVKEGEPGAELVPASKIDYFCCCFTRCKEEYTSEQELLDHAATVHGGRRKENEHKLWAQGAKRSETLICPVCRRCFESEEKVAKHRTYKLTLPKQTCRQCGQIFMKASGLREHQLREHLSLKLQFACEVCGKQFVTRSTLNKHRQVHEPFQNYPCSVAGCEALFRNEQLMQRHYRNVHMELKAYECGHCGKMFRTKESLDIHERSHTGEKPFACRHAGCSKRYAHGSDRLRHERSAHTGEKPHACPVCMAGFLRKREMRLHMEKVH from the exons ATGTCTGCAACAAAACGCGAATCAACGGATCCATCCACGGAAAATGTAATGCAGTGTCGTGTGTGTAGCAAAACTGTTTGCTCCCAGAAAGCTTTATGTATCTTCTCGCTGCTGGATGGAAGCAACGAGAAGGATGCGGTTAAAACTATCGCAGACATGATAGGAGAATTCGCCGATGTTACG ATCAATCCGGACGATGATCGTTCGAAATTCATCTGTAGCATTTGCCTGGAAGCGGTCGAGAAAGCAGCCGAGCTGCGGCACCAGATCCGCACCAGCGAGCGAGTGGTACCAACGATATTACA GTCGCTGCAGATCGACAGTATTACCGAGCAGGACTACCGTTGCGAGTATTTGGAAGAATTTAAAGAGGAGATCGAAGCAATATCCCTACACAAGCCGGCGAATCACACGGAGGACGACGAATCCTCCCAGCCAGAAGAGCACACCAAGCACCAACAAAACCTGCAACTACCTTCTGATGATGAAATGGATCTGCTGCAGGATGGCATTCCGGAGCAGGACAAGCACCCGTTCGTGATGCCATCGCCCGACCTGATCGGCATTCGGTTAGAGTTTGAACATTTTGAATATTTAGAAATCCGGGGCGAACGGTGCTGTGGCTGCGAGCACATCGCAACCTGCCGCGATACGCTAATGGCACACGCGAAGGAAAAACATTCCCAAAAGTATTACGCCGACAGTAGCTACACGTGTCCTACGTGCTATGGAAAGTTTGCCACCGCAGAGGCACTGGAAACGCACCAGCAGTACTATCTGTACAGTGATGTGTTCCTGTGCACCGTTTGCCGGGAAGCATTTAACTTTCAGACACATCTGAAGCGCCATCTAAGGGAAGTGCATCAGGTACGGCAGCAAGAAGGAAGTGAGCAAAAGCGGAAGCCACCAGCAAAGAGTCACGACCTAAACCTGCCACTCACAGCACTGCCGGACGCGAGGTTTATTAAAGAAACGCGTGACTATCCTCAGTACCAGGTGTACTGCGTGTCGGGTGAACGGTGCTGTGCTTGTGGCATTCATCTAACGAACCTCGAACCGCACGCCGCCGAGCACCACATCGATACGGTGGACATTCTGGGAACGGACACGGATGAGCTGAAATGCAGCATCTGTAGGCGAACCTTTACATCCCGGCAGGAGCAGCTACTGCACGAGGAAGGCCGcttaaatttgaaacaaatttaCCAATGCAAACTGTGCCAGATGCTTTTCGAACGGAAACTGCAGCTGATTAAACATTTTCAGGCGGCGAGTAAAACGCAATGTCACGGATTGGTGGAAAACGAGGCGCAGAGTACTACAGCCAACGTAAAAGAAGGTGAACCGGGGGCGGAACTGGTTCCCGCCAGCAAGATCGATTacttctgctgttgctttaCACGCTGCAAGGAAGAGTACACCAGCGAGCAGGAACTGCTCGACCATGCCGCCACGGTTCACGGCGGAAGACGCAAGGAAAATGAGCACAAGCTTTGGGCACAGGGAGCGAAACGCAGCGAAACCCTCATCTGTCCCGTCTGTCGCCGGTGCTTCGAGAGCGAGGAAAAGGTTGCGAAGCATCGAACGTACAAACTAACACTGCCGAAGCAAACCTGCCGTCAGTGTGGACAGATTTTCATGAAAGCGTCCGGGCTCCGGGAGCATCAGCTGCGGGAGCATCTGAGCCTGAAGCTACAGTTTGCTTGCGAGGTATGTGGCAAACAGTTTGTTACGCGTTCTACGCTGAACAAACATCGGCAGGTGCACGAACCGTTCCAAAACTATCCCTGCTCGGTTGCTGGCTGCGAGGCGCTGTTTCGCAACGAGCAGCTGATGCAGCGACACTACCGGAACGTGCACATGGAGCTCAAGGCGTACGAATGCGGCCACTGTGGGAAGATGTTCCGTACGAAGGAATCGCTCGATATACACGAGCGGTCGCATACGGGGGAAAAGCCGTTTGCCTGTCGGCATGCGGGATGCAGCAAGCGATACGCTCACGGATCGGACCGGTTGCGGCACGAGCGGTCGGCACACACGGGCGAGAAGCCGCACGCGTGCCCGGTGTGTATGGCGGGATTTCTGCGCAAGCGGGAAATGCGATTGCACATGGAAAAGGTGCATTAG
- the LOC118510044 gene encoding nucleolar protein 12-like codes for MAVKSKSKQSAKAVPVTKKAALKKKNAKVEEEQDDMLDSELEDEDEMMELEDDESIAPEDDDSDDDEEMEAEKPPKSAKQSKKSPVKTPAKEPKEKKQAQSPAGKQTNGTKKTAELNLKPKESLSERLQRTICVKHLKATHTDTDIVKFFASVGQCTLARRVLGKGLAMVLLDSAKQVEKALALNGKTLNGHALIVERSKFVGLDEKLKEKKKLRTKKQKLARRKKAKQEGAAAEKPAQKVVTGEGQKNKNKKGKKEPQSPKPKQQQEGKKQKKVVDSPAQKNTPAKKLAAASTENGGGKKKKDKKAK; via the coding sequence ATGGCCGTAAAAAGCAAATCTAAACAATCAGCAAAAGCTGTGCCGGTCACGAAGAAAGCTGCATTAAAGAAAAAGAACGCAAAGGTAGAGGAAGAGCAGGACGATATGCTGGACAGCGAGCTGGAAGATGAGGACGAAATGATGGAGCTAGAGGACGATGAATCGATCGCGCCGGAGGATGACGattccgacgacgacgaggagaTGGAAGCAGAGAAGCCCCCAAAATCGGCCAAACAGTCGAAAAAGTCGCCGGTTAAAACGCCTGCCAAGGAGCCAAAGGAGAAGAAGCAGGCCCAGTCGCCGGCcggaaaacaaacgaatggaacgaaaaagaCGGCCGAGCTCAACCTAAAACCGAAGGAATCGCTCTCGGAACGGCTGCAGCGGACGATTTGCGTGAAGCATCTGAAAGCTACCCACACCGACACGGATATCGTAAAATTCTTTGCCAGCGTGGGCCAATGTACACTGGCGCGGCGTGTACTGGGCAAGGGTCTGGCGATGGTCCTGCTGGACAGTGCTAAGCAGGTCGAGAAGGCACTAGCTCTGAATGGAAAAACGCTAAACGGGCATGCACTTATCGTGGAACGTTCCAAGTTTGTCGGTCTGGATGAGAAGCtcaaggagaaaaagaagcttcgaacgaagaagcaaaaactaGCGCGCCGGAAGAAAGCAAAGCAGGAAGGAGCTGCTGCGGAGAAACCGGCCCAGAAGGTAGTAACCGGCGAGGGacagaagaacaaaaacaagaagggCAAGAAGGAGCCACAGTCGCCGAaaccgaagcagcagcaagagggcaaaaagcaaaagaaagtaGTAGATTCTCCGGCCCAAAAGAATACACCAGCGAAGAAGCTGGCAGCAGCGAGCACGGAGAACGGTGGTggtaagaaaaagaaggacaaaaaagcaaaataa